One genomic region from Croceicoccus sp. YJ47 encodes:
- a CDS encoding WcaI family glycosyltransferase, whose product MKLLLLGINYSPEPVGIGPYSAGFAESMAARGHDVSVIAAQPYYPQWKAHSGHHGWQSEKQGGVRITRCPHYIPENPSGAKRLLHHSSFALSAIAPAISQAAKRPDIVLAVAPALLSVPVAWLAAKLGGAKLWIHVQDFEVEAAIATGLIDGKSALARMADTVEGRLLQSADRVSTISPQMRDRLAAKGVAPEKIVEMRNWANHLVDPAAPPLGDYRQEWGVGQRKIALYSGNIANKQGLDIVIEAARRLSHRDDLAFVICGEGPNRKRLQALASGLDHVQFHDLQPAERMGEMLSGAFVHLLPQLADALDLVLPSKLTNMLASGRPVVATAARGTGLADEVEGCGIVVPPEDPAALADAIAALADDPARADRLGEEARKRARERWARESIIDAVEREMLDMLGR is encoded by the coding sequence GTGAAACTCCTGCTCCTGGGCATCAATTACAGTCCCGAGCCGGTCGGCATCGGTCCCTATAGCGCCGGTTTCGCCGAAAGCATGGCGGCGCGCGGGCACGATGTCTCGGTCATCGCGGCACAGCCCTACTACCCGCAGTGGAAGGCCCATAGCGGGCACCACGGCTGGCAATCGGAGAAGCAAGGCGGCGTACGGATCACGCGCTGTCCGCATTACATCCCCGAAAATCCGAGCGGTGCGAAACGCCTGCTCCATCACAGCAGCTTTGCGCTCTCCGCCATCGCGCCCGCAATTTCACAGGCGGCCAAGCGCCCCGATATCGTGCTTGCCGTCGCGCCGGCGCTGCTTTCGGTGCCGGTCGCATGGCTGGCCGCGAAGCTGGGCGGGGCAAAGCTGTGGATCCACGTGCAGGATTTCGAGGTCGAGGCCGCGATCGCCACGGGCCTGATCGACGGCAAATCCGCGCTGGCCCGCATGGCCGACACGGTCGAGGGGCGCCTCCTGCAAAGCGCGGACCGGGTCTCCACCATCAGCCCGCAGATGCGCGACCGGCTGGCGGCGAAGGGCGTCGCACCGGAAAAGATCGTCGAGATGCGCAACTGGGCCAATCATCTGGTCGATCCGGCTGCCCCGCCGCTTGGCGATTATCGCCAGGAATGGGGGGTCGGACAGCGCAAGATCGCGCTCTATTCGGGCAATATCGCGAACAAGCAGGGGCTGGACATCGTGATCGAGGCGGCGCGGCGGCTCTCGCATCGCGACGATCTCGCCTTCGTGATTTGCGGCGAGGGGCCGAACCGCAAGCGGCTGCAAGCGCTGGCGAGCGGGCTCGACCATGTGCAGTTCCACGACCTTCAACCGGCGGAGCGGATGGGAGAGATGCTGTCGGGTGCGTTCGTGCATCTGTTGCCGCAGCTCGCCGATGCGCTCGATCTCGTGCTGCCGTCGAAACTCACGAACATGCTCGCATCGGGCCGGCCGGTCGTCGCGACCGCGGCGCGCGGCACCGGCCTTGCCGACGAGGTCGAGGGTTGCGGCATCGTCGTCCCGCCGGAAGACCCGGCCGCGCTGGCTGATGCGATCGCGGCGCTGGCCGACGATCCGGCGAGGGCCGACCGGCTCGGCGAAGAGGCACGAAAACGCGCCCGGGAACGGTGGGCGAGGGAATCGATCATCGACGCGGTAGAGCGCGAGATGCTAGATATGCTGGGTCGCTAG
- a CDS encoding GDP-L-fucose synthase, translating to MSYSLAKKRVYVAYHRGMVGSAIVRRLEAMDCTILTSDRSTDLREQDKVRAWFEENRPDAAIVAAARVGGILANDRYPAQFLYDNLMIEANIVDAAHRNGVEKMLMLGSSCIYPKLAPQPITEDSLLTGPLEPTNEWYAIAKIAGIKLCQAYRREYGSDFISAMPTNLYGPGDNFDLATSHVMPAMIRKAHDAKNASDGSIPIWGTGTPRREFLHVDDLADACVFLMENYSDESHVNVGYGDDITIAELAQLVCEVVGFEGDLDFDTTKPDGTPRKLMDSTMLRDMGWSPSIALREGIATAYDDFLKSDGGRRVVMNG from the coding sequence ATGAGCTATTCCCTTGCGAAAAAGCGCGTTTACGTAGCTTACCATCGCGGCATGGTGGGTTCCGCCATCGTGCGCCGGCTGGAGGCCATGGACTGCACGATCCTGACATCGGACCGCTCGACCGACCTGCGCGAGCAGGACAAGGTGCGCGCATGGTTCGAGGAGAATCGCCCCGACGCCGCCATCGTCGCTGCGGCGCGGGTCGGCGGTATCCTCGCCAATGACCGCTATCCGGCGCAATTTCTTTACGACAACCTGATGATCGAGGCGAATATCGTCGATGCCGCCCATCGCAACGGTGTCGAGAAGATGCTGATGCTCGGCTCGTCGTGCATCTATCCCAAGCTCGCACCGCAGCCGATCACCGAAGATTCGCTGCTGACCGGGCCGCTCGAACCGACGAACGAATGGTATGCCATCGCCAAGATCGCCGGGATCAAGCTGTGTCAGGCGTATCGCCGCGAATATGGCTCCGACTTCATCAGCGCCATGCCCACCAATCTCTACGGCCCCGGCGACAATTTCGATCTCGCGACGAGCCATGTGATGCCCGCCATGATCCGCAAGGCGCATGATGCGAAGAACGCGAGCGACGGTTCCATCCCGATCTGGGGCACGGGTACGCCGCGCCGCGAATTCCTCCACGTGGACGATCTGGCCGATGCCTGCGTTTTCTTGATGGAGAACTACTCGGACGAAAGCCACGTCAATGTCGGTTATGGCGACGACATCACCATCGCCGAACTGGCACAATTGGTGTGCGAGGTCGTCGGGTTCGAGGGCGATCTCGATTTCGACACGACGAAGCCCGATGGCACGCCGCGCAAGCTCATGGATTCGACCATGCTGCGGGACATGGGATGGTCGCCGAGCATCGCGCTGCGCGAGGGGATCGCGACGGCCTATGATGATTTCCTGAAGAGCGATGGCGGGCGCCGTGTCGTGATGAATGGCTGA
- a CDS encoding glycosyltransferase family 2 protein produces MTDAKIAVLMTCFNRRALTLACLATLAGQDGFDPSALFLVDDGSSDGTGDAVREAFPEAQVIQGTGSLFWNGGMRLAWDTATRDPRSFDFYLWLNDDVALADGTLAMMVADADAMVPRGGPVIVAAAANEPGEPDTITYGAHRRPSASNPLRLNMVKPTGKPEPVDTISGNMVLVSASAQERLGNMDPRFVHIYGDLDYGFRAGESGVPMYLASRSGGTCAANPVTGSLDSSQPRLVRLRQRWAEEGKLHAQDWRRFVAIHAGGPSRA; encoded by the coding sequence ATGACCGATGCGAAGATCGCCGTCCTGATGACATGCTTCAACCGGCGTGCGCTGACGCTTGCGTGTCTTGCGACGCTCGCCGGACAGGACGGGTTCGATCCCTCCGCGCTGTTCCTCGTCGACGACGGGTCGAGCGACGGAACCGGCGACGCGGTGCGCGAGGCATTTCCCGAGGCGCAGGTGATCCAGGGCACCGGGTCGCTGTTCTGGAACGGCGGGATGCGGCTGGCCTGGGACACGGCGACGCGCGATCCGCGAAGCTTCGATTTCTATCTCTGGCTCAATGACGATGTCGCGCTGGCCGACGGGACGTTGGCGATGATGGTGGCGGACGCCGATGCCATGGTGCCGCGCGGCGGCCCGGTGATCGTCGCCGCGGCGGCGAACGAACCGGGCGAACCGGACACGATCACCTATGGCGCGCATCGCCGGCCCAGCGCGTCCAATCCCCTGCGGCTCAACATGGTCAAGCCGACCGGAAAGCCCGAACCCGTCGACACGATCAGCGGGAATATGGTGCTGGTGTCCGCCTCCGCGCAGGAGCGGCTCGGCAATATGGACCCGCGTTTCGTGCATATTTACGGCGATCTCGACTACGGATTCCGGGCGGGCGAGTCGGGCGTGCCGATGTATCTCGCCTCGCGAAGCGGCGGGACATGCGCCGCCAACCCGGTAACGGGATCGCTCGATTCCTCGCAGCCGCGCCTCGTCCGCCTGCGGCAGCGCTGGGCCGAGGAGGGCAAGCTGCATGCGCAGGATTGGCGCCGTTTCGTCGCGATCCATGCCGGCGGGCCCTCTCGCGCTTGA
- a CDS encoding GDP-mannose 4,6-dehydratase — MKRALICGIGGQDGGYLARLLLEKGYRVAGTSRDIHRGPLANLETLGIANDVELLSMAPNDFRSVFTALVSAEPDEIYHLAGQSSVGLSFEMPAETLDSIVFGTLNLLEAIRLTERPIKFYHASSSECFGDLHGEAATEHTPFRPRSPYGVAKASAHMLVANYREAYGLFAANGILFNHESPLRPERFVTRKITAAAARIAAGSPETLTLGRTDIIRDWGWAPDYVDAMWRMLQIDEAQDFVIATGRSISLAQFAELAFDAVGLNWRDHVRNDESFARPSDLLWSGADPSHAMRELGWKASVPIEEVARRMVEADRAKGEAATKCEADAT, encoded by the coding sequence ATGAAACGCGCATTGATCTGCGGCATCGGCGGGCAGGACGGCGGCTATCTCGCGCGGCTGCTCCTTGAAAAGGGGTACCGCGTGGCGGGCACCTCGCGCGATATTCATCGCGGTCCGCTGGCCAATCTCGAAACGCTGGGCATCGCGAACGATGTCGAGCTGCTGTCGATGGCGCCCAACGATTTTCGTAGCGTGTTCACCGCGCTGGTGTCCGCCGAACCGGACGAGATCTATCACCTCGCCGGGCAAAGCTCGGTCGGGTTGTCCTTCGAAATGCCAGCCGAAACGCTCGATTCCATCGTGTTCGGCACGCTGAACCTGCTCGAGGCGATCAGGCTCACCGAACGGCCGATCAAGTTCTATCACGCGAGTTCGAGCGAGTGCTTCGGCGATCTCCATGGCGAGGCCGCGACCGAACACACGCCCTTCCGCCCGCGCAGCCCCTATGGCGTGGCGAAGGCGTCGGCCCATATGCTGGTGGCGAATTACCGGGAGGCCTACGGGCTGTTCGCGGCGAATGGCATTCTGTTCAACCACGAATCCCCGCTTCGCCCCGAACGTTTCGTCACGCGCAAGATTACCGCCGCCGCCGCGCGCATCGCGGCCGGTTCGCCAGAGACGTTGACGCTCGGGCGCACCGACATCATTCGCGACTGGGGCTGGGCGCCGGATTATGTCGATGCGATGTGGCGCATGCTGCAGATCGACGAGGCGCAGGATTTCGTCATCGCGACCGGCCGCTCGATCAGCCTTGCGCAATTTGCCGAGCTGGCTTTCGACGCAGTCGGGCTGAACTGGCGCGACCATGTGCGCAACGATGAAAGTTTCGCCCGCCCGTCGGACCTGTTGTGGAGCGGCGCCGACCCGTCGCACGCCATGCGCGAGCTTGGCTGGAAGGCGTCGGTCCCGATCGAGGAGGTCGCGCGCCGCATGGTCGAAGCCGATCGTGCAAAGGGCGAGGCCGCCACCAAATGCGAGGCAGACGCGACATGA
- a CDS encoding glycosyltransferase family 1 protein, with protein sequence MASAKADPTGLRVMFNEDIFMRQRFGGISRFFVELVRNLPRFAIDPKVFAPFHANAYLGDLPAQRFVGGIGHQIDNRLQKAAAIRVQPFAAPLAARLCGAQVVHETYYAARRPAPRGVPIVVTMYDMIHELDDSFAGDPVLKLKADAIDRADWITCISENTRQDMIRLFPHSAAKSSTIHLSAQLPDTTGAPSPHDRPYVLYIGERARDYKNFRNLFAAYRNDPAIHGSFDLICIGGGAFTGEERAEIEAAKLGSRVHQLGAHDALLARYYRHAACMVYPSTYEGFGIPPLEAMIAGCPVVVLRAASLPEVCGDAAAYAEDGSPDALGAAMRRILDDETTAERFRQAGFEQAAQFSWERCARETAEVYHRLAEKGVA encoded by the coding sequence ATGGCGAGTGCGAAGGCCGATCCCACCGGGCTGCGCGTGATGTTCAACGAGGACATCTTCATGCGGCAACGGTTCGGGGGGATTTCCCGCTTCTTTGTCGAACTCGTCCGCAACCTGCCGCGCTTTGCCATCGATCCGAAGGTGTTCGCGCCGTTTCATGCGAACGCCTACCTCGGCGACCTGCCCGCCCAACGTTTCGTGGGCGGCATCGGGCACCAGATCGACAATCGCCTTCAAAAGGCGGCGGCCATCCGGGTGCAACCCTTTGCCGCTCCGCTGGCCGCGCGGCTATGCGGGGCGCAGGTCGTGCACGAAACCTATTACGCGGCGCGGCGCCCCGCGCCCAGGGGCGTACCGATCGTGGTCACCATGTATGACATGATCCACGAACTCGACGACAGCTTCGCAGGCGATCCCGTGCTGAAATTGAAAGCAGACGCGATCGACCGGGCCGACTGGATCACCTGCATTTCGGAAAACACGCGGCAGGACATGATCCGCCTGTTTCCCCATTCGGCGGCGAAAAGCTCGACCATTCACCTGTCGGCACAGCTTCCCGACACGACCGGCGCGCCCTCGCCGCACGACCGGCCCTATGTCCTCTATATCGGGGAGCGGGCGCGCGATTATAAGAATTTCCGCAATCTGTTCGCGGCCTATCGCAACGATCCGGCGATCCACGGATCGTTCGATCTCATCTGCATCGGCGGCGGCGCATTTACCGGGGAGGAGCGTGCCGAGATCGAGGCCGCGAAGCTCGGCTCACGGGTGCATCAGCTGGGCGCGCACGACGCGCTGCTTGCGCGCTATTACCGGCATGCCGCCTGCATGGTCTATCCTTCCACCTATGAAGGCTTCGGAATTCCGCCGCTGGAGGCGATGATCGCAGGCTGCCCTGTCGTCGTGCTGCGCGCGGCCTCCCTGCCCGAGGTGTGCGGCGATGCGGCGGCCTATGCCGAGGACGGATCGCCCGATGCGCTGGGCGCGGCGATGCGTCGAATTCTCGATGACGAGACCACCGCCGAACGGTTCCGCCAGGCCGGTTTCGAACAGGCGGCACAGTTTTCGTGGGAGCGTTGCGCCCGCGAAACGGCCGAGGTCTATCACCGGCTTGCAGAAAAAGGGGTCGCATGA
- the gmd gene encoding GDP-mannose 4,6-dehydratase — protein sequence MAEQKKTALITGVTGQDGAYLSQLLLEKGYEVHGVKRRSSSFNTYRIEDIYEDPHNENQRFHLHYGDLTDSTNLIRIVQETQPDEIYNLAAQSHVAVSFETPEYTANADGIGTLRLLEAIRILGREKVTKFYQASTSELYGLVQEVPQRETTPFYPRSPYGAAKMYAYWIVVNYREAYGIHASNGILFNHESPLRGETFVTRKITRGAAAIKLGRQEKLYLGNLDAKRDWGHAREYVRGMWLMLQQDEPDDFVLATGVTTEVREFVRWAFEDAGIPVEFKGEGVDEKGYCQKTGKVLVEVDPRYFRPTEVDLLIGDPTKAKEKLGWSHDTSPRDLAREMVQADLKVMENAPIDKSA from the coding sequence ATGGCTGAACAGAAGAAAACTGCGCTTATCACCGGCGTCACAGGCCAGGACGGTGCATATCTGTCGCAATTGCTTCTGGAAAAGGGTTACGAGGTTCACGGCGTGAAGCGTCGTTCGTCCTCCTTCAATACCTACCGGATCGAGGATATCTACGAAGATCCGCATAACGAGAATCAGCGTTTCCACCTCCATTACGGCGACCTGACCGACAGCACGAACCTGATCCGCATCGTGCAGGAAACGCAGCCCGACGAAATCTACAACCTCGCGGCACAGAGCCATGTCGCCGTCAGCTTCGAGACGCCGGAATATACCGCGAATGCCGACGGTATCGGCACGCTGCGCCTGCTGGAGGCGATCCGCATTCTCGGCCGTGAGAAGGTCACGAAGTTCTACCAGGCATCGACCTCGGAACTGTACGGTCTGGTGCAGGAAGTCCCGCAGCGCGAGACCACCCCGTTCTATCCCCGCTCGCCCTATGGCGCGGCGAAGATGTATGCCTACTGGATCGTGGTGAACTATCGCGAGGCCTATGGCATTCACGCGTCGAACGGCATCCTGTTCAACCATGAAAGCCCCCTGCGCGGCGAAACCTTCGTCACGCGCAAGATCACGCGCGGCGCCGCGGCGATCAAGCTCGGCCGGCAGGAAAAGCTGTATCTCGGCAATCTCGATGCCAAGCGCGACTGGGGCCATGCCCGCGAATATGTCCGCGGCATGTGGCTCATGCTGCAGCAGGACGAGCCGGACGATTTCGTCCTCGCCACCGGCGTGACGACCGAAGTGCGCGAATTCGTGCGCTGGGCCTTCGAGGATGCGGGCATCCCGGTGGAGTTCAAGGGCGAGGGCGTCGACGAAAAGGGCTATTGCCAGAAGACCGGCAAGGTTCTCGTCGAGGTCGACCCCCGCTATTTCCGCCCGACCGAGGTTGACCTGCTGATCGGCGACCCGACGAAGGCCAAGGAAAAGCTTGGCTGGAGCCACGATACCTCGCCGCGCGATCTCGCCCGCGAAATGGTGCAGGCCGACCTCAAGGTCATGGAGAACGCGCCGATCGACAAAAGCGCCTGA